In Plectropomus leopardus isolate mb chromosome 20, YSFRI_Pleo_2.0, whole genome shotgun sequence, one DNA window encodes the following:
- the f2rl1.1 gene encoding coagulation factor II (thrombin) receptor-like 1, tandem duplicate 1, which yields MAVRTPWLHLFLFLCCVHSCLSTDNRGFPSTETSDGVLVSSQAKHFLSSRLTSIFLPIIYIIVFVVGLPSNALAIWVFLFRTKKKHPSSIYMANLALADLLFVIWVPLKIAYHLNGNDWIYGQGLCKVLVAFFYSNMYCSIAFIACISVQRYWAVIQPFSQQHRSNKVAVALSVTIWVVVWLLTIPLYLYDQEVRVRELNILTCHDVTKPSQKKIAAGYFLTMGTFGFVAPTIVCIISYVLMLKALRNSMADPTIAKRRRKAIVLIITVLVMFLVCFTPSNIMLLVHYILLLGGSSNTLYGFYITTLCLASLNSCIDPFIYYFISEDFREHVKNTFLCRSERSVERKKVSFSALKYSKKSSTYTSNSGNTQSTEC from the exons ATGGCCGTGAGGACGCCATGGCTTCACCTGttcctgtttttatgttgcGTGCACAGCTGCCTGTCCACAG ATAATAGAGGCTTCCCCTCTACAGAGACCAGCGATGGCGTGTTGGTCAGCTCCCAGGCCAAACACTTCCTGAGCAGTCGCCTCACAAGCATCTTCCTCCCAATCATCTACATCATTGTATTTGTTGTGGGACTTCCCTCCAATGCCTTGGCCATCTGGGTATTCTTGTTCCGGACCAAGAAAAAGCACCCATCTTCTATCTACATGGCCAACCTGGCTCTGGCTGACCTGCTCTTCGTCATTTGGGTCCCCTTAAAGATAGCATACCACTTAAACGGCAACGACTGGATCTACGGACAGGGGTTGTGCAAAGTGCTGGTGGCGTTTTTCTACAGCAACATGTACTGCTCCATCGCTTTCATCGCCTGCATAAGCGTCCAGCGTTACTGGGCCGTGATCCAGCCGTTCTCTCAGCAGCACAGGAGCAACAAAGTGGCTGTCGCCCTCTCCGTAACAATCTGGGTGGTGGTTTGGCTTCTCACCATCCCGCTCTACCTGTACGACCAGGAGGTCCGTGTTAGAGAACTCAACATCCTCACCTGCCATGATGTCACCAAGCCCAGCCAGAAGAAAATAGCAGCGGGCTACTTCCTGACGATGGGGACATTTGGATTTGTGGCTCCCACCATTGTGTGCATCATATCCTACGTCCTCATGCTCAAGGCTCTCCGGAACAGCATGGCGGACCCCACCATCGCCAAGAGGCGACGAAAGGCCATCGTCTTAATCATCACTGTGCTGGTGATGTTTTTAGTGTGCTTCACTCCCAGTAACATCATGCTGCTGGTGCACTACATCCTCCTGTTAGGTGGATCCAGCAACACGCTGTACGGATTCTACATCACCACCCTGTGCTTAGCCAGTCTCAACAGCTGCATCGACCCTTTCATTTACTACTTCATCTCCGAGGACTTCAGAGAGCACGTCAAGAACACGTTTCTCTGCAGGAGCGAGCGCTCAGTGGAGAGGAAGAAGGTCTCCTTCAGCGCCCTCAAGTACTCCAAGAAGAGCAGCACGTATACGTCCAATTCAGGGAACACTCAGAGCACCGAGTGCTAG
- the LOC121960043 gene encoding proteinase-activated receptor 1-like, with protein MFSVCVKILLLVLVCARAASAATRSNDSAIGRTFAASDRSVTVEPIPDPDDPDYDYTLNKTGRVRNETTVIRTHISEEALLFLTGPVSTVLIPSFYTLVCLISVPINICAVLAFARRIRPKKPAAIYMLNLACADLLFATLLPFKISYHFAGNNWMFGPVMCRVVTAAFYWNMYCSVLLIACISVDRLLAVVYPIDSLAWRRPRNATIACIAMWVLSCASSVPLVLSDQTFHLEELGITTCHDIQRTHDLIGHYKIYFITLCCALFFLPLIVIVVSYTRVIWSLSRVPRGVPGRSRRRTRAVVMALTVLVMFLLCFTPTNCLLLAHYLQFNKGVEMSQDNPDGSYAVYLVFMCLGSLNCLLDPLVYYFGSSQCQRQLSSALRCKKIVRGSSSSHSSSNSCRSSSRTILKSGRTENSTINSSVTKTDSFQANLNSQYKKLLV; from the exons ATGTTTTCGGTGTGTGTCAAAATTTTGCTGTTGGTTTTGGTGTGTGCGCGTGCTGCCTCGGCTGCAACGAGGAGCAACG aCAGTGCAATAGGGAGGACCTTTGCCGCTTCAGACCGCTCAGTCACGGTTGAACCGATACCAGACCCTGATGACCCTGATTATGATTACACACTGAACAAAACTGGTCGGGTGCGGAATGAAACAACAGTCATCAGGACGCACATCTCTGAGGAGGCGCTGCTGTTTCTAACGGGCCCCGTGTCCACTGTCCTCATCCCTTCCTTCTACACGCTGGTCTGCCTCATTAGCGTTCCCATCAACATCTGTGCCGTGCTGGCCTTCGCTCGGAGGATCCGTCCAAAGAAGCCGGCCGCCATCTACATGCTGAACCTGGCCTGCGCTGACCTCCTCTTTGCCACGCTGCTCCCCTTCAAGATCTCCTACCACTTTGCTGGCAACAACTGGATGTTCGGCCCTGTCATGTGCCGCGTGGTCACTGCAGCTTTTTACTGGAACATGTACTGTTCTGTTCTTCTCATAGCGTGCATCAGCGTGGACCGGCTTCTAGCTGTCGTCTATCCCATCGACTCTCTGGCTTGGAGAAGGCCGAGGAATGCAACCATTGCCTGCATAGCAATGTGGGTTCTCTCCTGTGCTAGTTCAGTGCCCCTTGTCCTCTCTGACCAAACATTTCACCTGGAAGAACTGGGCATCACCACCTGCCATGACATCCAGCGCACGCACGATCTAATTGGGCACTACAAGATCTACTTCATCACCCTGTGCTGCGCCCTCTTCTTCCTGCCTCTGATCGTCATTGTGGTGTCCTACACTCGGGTGATCTGGTCGCTGAGCAGGGTCCCACGCGGGGTTCCAGGTCGCTCACGCAGAAGAACAAGAGCTGTGGTGATGGCTCTGACTGTGCTGGTGATGTTCTTGCTGTGTTTTACACCCACAAACTGTCTGCTCCTGGCACACTACCTGCAGTTCAACAAGGGCGTCGAGATGAGCCAGGACAACCCCGACGGCTCCTACGCAGTCTATCTGGTCTTTATGTGTTTGGGAAGTCTTAACTGCCTCCTGGACCCTCTGGTGTACTACTTTGGATCATCACAGTGCCAGAGACAGCTGTCCAGTGCACTTAGGTGTAAGAAGATTGTAAgggggagcagcagcagccattcGTCCTCTAATTCATGCCGATCCAGCAGCAGAACAATTCTGAAATCTGGCCGTACAGAGAACTCCACAATAAACTCTTCAGTCACCAAAACAGACTCTTTTCAAGCAAACCTCAACAGCCAGTACAAGAAGCTTCTGGTCTGA